The proteins below come from a single Streptomyces sp. B3I8 genomic window:
- a CDS encoding adenylyltransferase/cytidyltransferase family protein, translating to MTSRFDNVRRPNGFMREDAMFGKDLFADESNFDLRYVSDYERITEIVKALRVLGMRVVLTSGSFDIIHEGHSMYLEAARKFGDFLIVGLDSDEKIRQRKGPNRPAVPEMERLRMVTHQRGVGLVTLKQVDHPRWSLIEAVRPDVLVATADTYDADEIADLEAKFCERVEVLERMATVSTSARLRRIQLGLSDRGDGPRGGDDGVHGGNDGHGETSGPGD from the coding sequence ATGACGAGCAGGTTCGACAACGTCCGGCGGCCCAATGGATTCATGCGCGAGGACGCGATGTTCGGCAAGGATCTCTTCGCCGACGAATCCAATTTCGACCTGCGATATGTCAGCGACTACGAGCGGATCACCGAGATCGTCAAGGCGCTGCGGGTCCTCGGGATGCGCGTGGTGCTGACCAGCGGCTCCTTCGACATCATTCACGAGGGGCACTCCATGTATCTGGAGGCCGCCCGCAAGTTCGGTGACTTCCTCATCGTCGGTCTCGACAGTGACGAGAAGATCCGGCAGCGCAAGGGACCGAACCGGCCCGCCGTGCCCGAGATGGAGCGGCTGCGGATGGTGACGCACCAGCGCGGGGTCGGGCTCGTCACCCTCAAGCAGGTCGATCACCCCAGGTGGAGCCTGATCGAGGCCGTCCGGCCCGACGTGCTCGTCGCCACCGCGGACACCTACGACGCCGACGAGATCGCCGACCTCGAGGCGAAGTTCTGCGAGCGCGTCGAGGTGCTGGAGCGCATGGCGACCGTAAGCACCTCCGCCCGGCTGCGCCGCATCCAGCTCGGCCTCAGCGACCGTGGCGACGGCCCCCGGGGCGGGGACGACGGTGTCCACGGCGGGAACGACGGGCACGGTGAGACGTCCGGTCCGGGAGACTGA
- a CDS encoding deaminase, with the protein MKQTILYLPVVHAGYEDFLTRHADSDEILVLGRGFAEVFPKLAKDIRALGPERAARHARLIVPETEVRVLEPADLAAGAVRADLVVLPDEEIMHLLTARPDFPDEAELRFESTFLRWDREWSRAGKPAGFDERITRAALDRRFMAGAQREAGRSSDWWRQVGAVAARDGEVLRVAHNHHHPTEYSPYIDGDPRNEFSRGVRTDLSTAIHAEASLVAGAASEGTVLAGADLYVSTFPCPACARLVVEAGFRACYFAGPYAMLDGEEILRAGGVELVWVDTAQDRVDMAQDRADRSDPSDPSDRSGRSDPPTAGAASS; encoded by the coding sequence GTGAAGCAGACGATCCTCTACCTGCCCGTCGTGCACGCCGGTTACGAGGACTTCCTCACCCGGCACGCCGACTCCGACGAGATCCTCGTGCTCGGGCGCGGGTTCGCCGAGGTGTTCCCCAAGCTCGCCAAGGACATCCGCGCCCTCGGCCCCGAGCGGGCCGCGCGGCACGCCCGCCTGATCGTGCCGGAGACCGAGGTGCGGGTGCTGGAGCCGGCCGATCTCGCCGCCGGTGCCGTCCGCGCCGACCTCGTCGTGCTGCCGGACGAGGAGATCATGCATCTGCTCACCGCACGTCCCGACTTCCCGGACGAGGCCGAGCTCCGCTTCGAGTCGACGTTCCTGCGCTGGGACCGGGAGTGGAGCCGCGCGGGGAAGCCCGCCGGGTTCGACGAGCGGATCACACGGGCGGCGCTCGACCGGCGGTTCATGGCCGGGGCGCAGCGGGAGGCCGGGCGCAGTTCGGACTGGTGGCGCCAGGTGGGCGCGGTCGCCGCGCGTGACGGGGAGGTGCTCCGGGTCGCGCACAACCATCACCACCCCACCGAGTACTCGCCCTACATCGATGGCGACCCGCGTAACGAGTTCAGCCGGGGCGTACGGACGGACCTGTCCACGGCCATCCACGCCGAGGCGTCCCTCGTGGCCGGCGCCGCGAGCGAGGGGACGGTCCTCGCGGGCGCGGACCTGTACGTCAGTACGTTCCCGTGCCCGGCCTGCGCGCGGCTCGTCGTCGAGGCGGGGTTCCGTGCGTGCTACTTCGCCGGGCCGTACGCGATGCTGGACGGGGAGGAGATCCTGCGGGCGGGCGGCGTCGAGCTGGTCTGGGTCGACACGGCGCAGGATCGGGTCGACATGGCGCAGGATCGGGCGGATCGGTCCGATCCGTCTGATCCGTCTGATCGGTCCGGGCGATCCGATCCGCCTACCGCCGGTGCGGCGTCGAGCTGA
- a CDS encoding HIT family protein, which produces MSLYYFGNCRTEAQRAEMERLDAAGVCLFCPDVLRAHEKQQVLWETAHWMVTPNEFPYAGTRLHLLLIPKEHVTDLLDLPPASRADFWEVLASVRSEYGLSHYGLGSRNGDSRYTGGTIRHLHVHVLVGTGDEQDERDARDEQDARDGGGIAEAPPFTPVRMKFSSTPHRR; this is translated from the coding sequence GTGAGCCTGTACTACTTCGGCAACTGCCGCACCGAGGCGCAGCGGGCGGAGATGGAACGGCTCGACGCCGCCGGCGTCTGCCTCTTCTGCCCCGACGTCCTGCGCGCCCACGAGAAGCAGCAGGTGCTGTGGGAGACCGCGCACTGGATGGTCACGCCCAACGAGTTCCCGTACGCCGGAACCCGGCTGCACCTGCTCCTCATCCCCAAGGAACACGTAACCGACCTGCTCGACCTCCCCCCCGCCTCCCGCGCCGACTTCTGGGAGGTCCTGGCGTCGGTGCGCAGCGAGTACGGCCTGAGCCACTACGGCCTCGGCTCCCGCAACGGCGACAGCCGGTACACCGGCGGCACCATCCGGCACCTGCACGTGCACGTGCTGGTCGGAACGGGCGACGAACAGGACGAACGGGACGCAAGGGATGAACAGGACGCGCGGGACGGGGGCGGCATCGCCGAAGCGCCGCCCTTCACCCCGGTCCGCATGAAGTTCAGCTCGACGCCGCACCGGCGGTAG
- a CDS encoding dihydrofolate reductase: protein MITSLIVAADENDVIGRDGDLPWHIPGDLRHFKRLTQGHAVVLGRLTHESIVARLGRPLPRRTNVVVSGSPRGEADAGAEGVRWERSVADALATAEALERAAGTDEVCVIGGASVYRQALPFVDRIHLTRVHVRVRGDTRMPAGWLDGFTETSRVDVPGEGESEGDGPVPPHSFLRLERVQA, encoded by the coding sequence ATGATCACCTCACTGATCGTCGCCGCCGACGAGAACGACGTCATCGGCCGCGACGGCGACCTGCCCTGGCACATCCCCGGCGACCTGCGGCACTTCAAGCGACTCACGCAGGGCCACGCGGTGGTGCTCGGCCGGCTGACCCACGAGTCGATCGTCGCCCGCCTGGGCCGGCCGCTGCCGCGCCGCACCAATGTGGTCGTGAGCGGTTCGCCGCGCGGGGAGGCGGACGCGGGAGCGGAGGGCGTGCGCTGGGAGCGCTCGGTGGCCGACGCGCTGGCCACCGCCGAGGCCCTGGAGCGGGCGGCCGGCACGGACGAGGTCTGCGTGATCGGCGGCGCGTCCGTCTACCGGCAGGCGCTGCCGTTCGTCGACCGCATCCACCTCACCCGGGTGCACGTGCGGGTGCGGGGCGACACCCGGATGCCCGCGGGCTGGCTGGACGGCTTCACGGAGACGTCGCGCGTCGACGTACCGGGCGAGGGCGAAAGCGAGGGCGACGGCCCGGTGCCACCCCACTCCTTCCTGCGCCTGGAGAGGGTGCAGGCGTGA
- the thyA gene encoding thymidylate synthase yields MEYGAYADRAPDEQYRRVLGAILEHGIPVPTRQGPDALTLMQQTMSFDLANGFPVITERSLARFWRKPIGELCAFINGARTLDALAEFGCDWWGPWASEGKTSRRGLPPGDLGPGSYGGAFHDFPTAEGPGFDQFKHLVEQLTELPHDRTHFVSPWIPQYQVRGEGKTPKTTISPCHGWVHVRVLGGQLHLHMFQRSGDVPVGVPSNMIQYAALLLMLEHLTGIPAARYYHTLSDAHVYADQVDRVKVMLDREPRRLPTVTLNDSGRRVTDIHDFRPEHFDLADYDPHPAIGSIPVAT; encoded by the coding sequence GTGGAATACGGTGCGTACGCGGACCGCGCGCCCGACGAGCAGTACCGCAGGGTTCTGGGCGCCATCCTGGAGCACGGCATCCCCGTGCCCACCCGGCAGGGTCCCGACGCGCTGACCCTCATGCAGCAGACGATGAGCTTCGACCTGGCGAACGGCTTCCCCGTCATCACGGAGCGCAGCCTCGCCCGCTTCTGGCGCAAGCCCATCGGCGAACTCTGCGCGTTCATCAACGGCGCCCGGACCCTCGACGCGCTCGCCGAGTTCGGCTGCGACTGGTGGGGGCCGTGGGCGAGCGAGGGCAAGACGTCCCGCCGCGGGCTGCCGCCGGGCGACCTGGGCCCGGGATCGTACGGCGGGGCGTTCCACGACTTCCCCACCGCCGAGGGCCCCGGCTTCGACCAGTTCAAGCACCTCGTCGAGCAGCTGACGGAACTCCCGCACGACCGCACGCACTTCGTCAGCCCGTGGATCCCGCAGTACCAGGTGCGCGGCGAGGGAAAGACCCCGAAGACCACGATCTCTCCGTGCCACGGCTGGGTCCACGTCCGCGTCCTCGGCGGGCAACTGCACCTGCACATGTTCCAGCGCTCCGGCGACGTACCGGTCGGCGTGCCGTCCAACATGATCCAGTACGCGGCGCTGCTGCTAATGCTGGAACACCTCACGGGCATTCCGGCCGCCCGCTACTACCACACCCTTTCGGACGCGCACGTCTACGCGGACCAGGTGGACCGCGTCAAGGTCATGCTCGACCGGGAGCCGCGCCGCCTGCCGACGGTCACGCTCAACGACAGCGGACGCCGGGTGACGGACATCCACGACTTCCGCCCCGAGCACTTCGACCTCGCGGACTACGACCCGCACCCCGCCATCGGCTCCATCCCGGTGGCGACATGA
- a CDS encoding Yip1 family protein encodes MSQLGRKAAPGNGGRARGARGPGTFEGVAGFRIGRGGQNGRGPQARGQQAPYGQQAQAQAPRGPSGGPGHGYPQAGAPQYGSGPGQHPYGGGPRPPYGAAPQQYGAGGPGGPDHGEPEYFGDDPHGGYAQGPGADPYAANNPGHTQAFSLGEDHYTQGETYHAGQAPAPPTGPRLPWKDLLRGIVLSPDQTFLRMRDYTMWGPALVVTFLYGLLAVFGFDKARSDVLDATLSSAVPLVLTTAVAMVLSSFVLGVVTHTLARQLGGNGAWQPTVGLSMLIMSLTDLPRLLVAMFAGGDASFVQILGWVTWVAAGALLTLMVSRSHDMAWPRALGASAIQLAAILSIVKLGTF; translated from the coding sequence ATGTCACAGCTCGGACGCAAAGCCGCCCCGGGGAACGGGGGCCGGGCCCGCGGCGCCCGCGGACCAGGTACGTTCGAAGGCGTGGCTGGATTCAGGATCGGACGCGGCGGCCAGAACGGCCGAGGACCTCAGGCGCGAGGGCAGCAGGCCCCGTACGGACAGCAGGCGCAGGCGCAGGCGCCGCGCGGGCCGAGCGGTGGCCCGGGCCACGGCTACCCGCAGGCCGGGGCGCCGCAGTACGGCTCCGGCCCCGGGCAGCACCCGTACGGCGGCGGCCCGCGGCCGCCCTACGGCGCCGCCCCGCAGCAGTACGGCGCGGGCGGCCCCGGTGGCCCCGACCACGGCGAGCCGGAGTACTTCGGCGACGACCCGCACGGCGGTTACGCCCAGGGCCCGGGCGCGGACCCGTACGCGGCGAACAACCCGGGGCACACCCAGGCCTTCTCCCTCGGGGAGGACCACTACACCCAGGGCGAGACCTACCACGCGGGCCAGGCACCGGCCCCGCCGACCGGCCCCCGGCTGCCGTGGAAGGACCTGCTGCGCGGCATCGTGCTGTCGCCCGACCAGACCTTCCTGCGGATGCGCGACTACACGATGTGGGGCCCGGCCCTCGTCGTCACCTTCCTGTACGGCCTGCTCGCCGTGTTCGGCTTCGACAAGGCGCGCTCGGACGTGCTCGACGCCACGCTGTCCAGCGCCGTGCCGCTCGTCCTGACGACGGCCGTGGCGATGGTGCTCAGCTCGTTCGTCCTCGGCGTGGTCACCCACACCCTGGCCCGTCAGCTCGGCGGCAACGGGGCGTGGCAGCCGACGGTCGGGCTCTCCATGCTGATCATGTCCCTCACGGACCTGCCCCGGCTGCTGGTGGCGATGTTCGCGGGCGGCGACGCCTCGTTCGTGCAGATCCTGGGCTGGGTGACCTGGGTCGCGGCCGGAGCGCTGCTGACCCTGATGGTCTCCCGCTCGCACGACATGGCGTGGCCGAGGGCGCTGGGCGCGTCGGCGATCCAGCTTGCCGCGATCCTGTCGATCGTCAAGCTCGGCACGTTCTGA
- a CDS encoding FG-GAP and VCBS repeat-containing protein, which produces MRRTRALLPALPLVAGLLTPLLLTAPASAAPAVHGDDFDGDGYRDYAVASYDSEGGGIRVTFGTATGPGTRTQYVDQSSTGVPGADETDDMFGEIRAAADFDGDGYGDLAVAARGEDVDGRKDQGAVTVLWGGPKGLKGGTTLPDKAPKQSYGYMGDDLATGDFNGDGKQDLAVVNAGKTYVYRGPITRSGTTGSVTTLDRTGFDSSHLIAGKVDRDGRTDLVIVGAAFSGSRQTADAWFIKGGTTLTPGKSLQVNSGDEGGGDGVIADFDKDGYGDVAVGTPGWSGYKGRVTVWYGSSTGPSSTSARITQSTSGVAGSPEHDDAFGDSVSAGDVNGDGYQDLAVGVYGEKIGDVEYAGGVHVLRGGAPGLTGKNSQWFARNSPGVPGGLETDDSFGGTVRLRDTDRDGHADLWVDGMYGSLRLSGTTSGITTTGVLKADSGLVDGFLQ; this is translated from the coding sequence GTGCGCCGCACCCGCGCCCTCCTGCCGGCCCTTCCCCTGGTCGCCGGCCTCCTCACCCCGCTCCTCCTGACCGCCCCCGCCTCCGCCGCGCCCGCCGTGCACGGCGACGACTTCGACGGCGACGGCTACCGCGACTACGCCGTCGCCTCGTACGACAGCGAAGGCGGCGGCATCCGCGTCACCTTCGGCACGGCCACCGGTCCCGGCACCAGGACCCAGTACGTCGACCAGTCGAGCACCGGCGTGCCCGGCGCCGACGAGACGGACGACATGTTCGGCGAGATCCGCGCCGCCGCCGACTTCGACGGCGACGGCTACGGCGACCTCGCGGTGGCCGCCCGCGGCGAGGACGTCGACGGCCGCAAGGACCAGGGCGCCGTGACCGTCCTGTGGGGCGGTCCGAAGGGCCTCAAGGGCGGCACCACGCTCCCCGACAAGGCGCCGAAGCAGTCGTACGGCTACATGGGCGACGACCTCGCCACCGGCGACTTCAACGGCGACGGGAAGCAGGACCTGGCGGTCGTCAACGCCGGGAAGACGTACGTCTACCGCGGCCCGATCACCCGCTCCGGCACCACCGGCTCCGTCACGACGCTGGACAGGACCGGCTTCGACTCGAGCCATCTGATCGCGGGCAAGGTCGACCGCGACGGCAGGACCGACCTCGTCATCGTCGGCGCCGCGTTCTCCGGGAGCAGGCAGACCGCCGACGCCTGGTTCATCAAGGGCGGCACGACCCTCACCCCCGGCAAGTCCCTCCAGGTCAACTCCGGTGACGAGGGCGGCGGCGACGGCGTCATCGCCGACTTCGACAAGGACGGCTACGGCGACGTGGCCGTCGGCACCCCCGGCTGGTCCGGGTACAAGGGGCGCGTCACCGTCTGGTACGGCTCCTCCACGGGCCCCTCCTCCACCAGCGCCCGCATCACCCAGTCCACGAGCGGCGTCGCGGGCTCCCCGGAGCACGACGACGCGTTCGGCGACAGTGTGTCGGCGGGCGACGTGAACGGCGACGGCTACCAGGACCTGGCCGTCGGCGTGTACGGGGAGAAGATCGGCGACGTCGAGTACGCGGGCGGGGTGCATGTGCTGCGCGGCGGGGCCCCGGGGCTCACCGGCAAGAACTCGCAGTGGTTCGCCCGCAACAGCCCCGGCGTGCCGGGCGGTCTCGAGACCGACGACAGCTTCGGCGGCACCGTCCGCCTGCGCGACACCGACCGGGACGGCCACGCCGACCTGTGGGTGGACGGGATGTACGGTTCGCTGCGCCTGTCGGGCACGACGTCCGGCATCACGACGACGGGCGTCCTCAAGGCGGACTCCGGTCTGGTGGACGGGTTCCTGCAGTAG
- a CDS encoding FG-GAP-like repeat-containing protein encodes MQQRHRLLLATVTAAALTGTLLTFGAATATAADSTTVPQADFNGDGIGDVAFSAAGAYVSGLKHAGQVVVLYGTSTGVDAAERSVLSQNSAGVPGGSEAEDAFGSETAYGDFNHDGYDDLAVGTPHEKVGDDVNGGTVAVLWGSASGLTGKGVTVPDPAVSSHDRWGNYLAAGDFDGDGRDDLAVANSSSTIYVYKGGITASGAAATARTTVKPPVQSGGDTGPLNLTAGDVNGDKKTDLVVDGFETTGEYGWNANYYLPGTSSGPSTAAAKKLRPGVITAIGDVNGDGYGDIVTGAYWDSKTPDGVAIPDSSDGGRANITYGSSTGPDGTTTITQNTGNVPGGSEKGDGFASELDLGDINGDGYQDLVVGTPGEDLGGVKDTGALTVLYGSASGLDTTSGTQYFAQSTAGVPGSDEEYDSLGLDVKLDDVTGDGRADLIAGSWENAGNGSVLYLPSNGSKIVTSGGRSLSPSAAGVSTTGTPDFGANFAD; translated from the coding sequence ATGCAGCAGCGTCACAGACTCCTCCTCGCCACGGTCACCGCGGCCGCCCTGACGGGCACTCTGCTCACCTTCGGCGCGGCCACCGCCACGGCGGCCGACTCCACCACCGTCCCGCAGGCCGACTTCAACGGCGACGGCATCGGCGACGTCGCCTTCTCCGCCGCCGGCGCGTACGTCTCCGGCCTGAAGCACGCCGGACAGGTCGTCGTCCTGTACGGCACCTCCACCGGCGTCGACGCCGCCGAGCGGTCCGTGCTCAGCCAGAACAGCGCCGGCGTCCCCGGCGGTTCCGAGGCCGAGGACGCCTTCGGCTCGGAGACCGCCTACGGCGACTTCAACCACGACGGCTACGACGACCTCGCCGTCGGCACCCCGCACGAGAAGGTCGGGGACGACGTCAACGGCGGCACCGTCGCCGTGCTGTGGGGCTCGGCGAGCGGCCTCACCGGCAAGGGCGTCACCGTGCCCGACCCGGCCGTCTCCTCGCACGACCGGTGGGGCAACTACCTCGCCGCGGGCGACTTCGACGGCGACGGCCGCGACGACCTCGCCGTCGCCAACTCCTCCAGCACCATCTACGTCTACAAGGGCGGCATCACCGCCTCCGGCGCGGCCGCCACCGCCCGCACCACCGTGAAGCCGCCCGTCCAGTCCGGCGGCGACACCGGCCCGCTCAACCTCACCGCGGGCGACGTCAACGGCGACAAGAAGACCGACCTCGTCGTGGACGGCTTCGAGACCACCGGCGAGTACGGCTGGAACGCCAACTACTACCTGCCCGGCACGTCGAGCGGCCCGAGCACCGCCGCCGCGAAGAAGCTGCGCCCCGGCGTCATCACCGCGATCGGCGACGTCAACGGCGACGGGTACGGCGACATCGTCACCGGCGCCTACTGGGACAGCAAGACGCCGGACGGCGTCGCGATCCCCGACTCCTCGGACGGCGGCCGGGCCAACATCACCTACGGCTCGTCCACCGGCCCGGACGGCACCACGACGATCACGCAGAACACCGGCAACGTCCCCGGCGGCTCGGAGAAGGGCGACGGTTTCGCCTCCGAGCTGGACCTCGGCGACATCAACGGCGACGGCTACCAGGACCTGGTCGTCGGCACCCCCGGCGAGGACCTGGGCGGCGTCAAGGACACCGGCGCGCTCACCGTGCTGTACGGCTCGGCGAGCGGCCTGGACACCACCTCCGGCACGCAGTACTTCGCCCAGTCCACGGCGGGCGTCCCGGGCAGCGACGAGGAGTACGACTCCCTCGGCCTCGACGTCAAGCTCGACGACGTCACCGGGGACGGCCGCGCCGACCTGATCGCCGGTTCGTGGGAGAACGCGGGCAACGGGTCCGTCCTCTACCTCCCGTCCAACGGCTCGAAGATCGTCACCTCCGGCGGCCGTTCGCTCTCCCCGAGCGCCGCCGGCGTCTCGACGACGGGCACGCCGGACTTCGGGGCGAACTTCGCCGACTGA